A genomic region of Eucalyptus grandis isolate ANBG69807.140 chromosome 5, ASM1654582v1, whole genome shotgun sequence contains the following coding sequences:
- the LOC104429617 gene encoding TMV resistance protein N-like, which produces MWECRKSYGQTIIPIFYDISPTDVKGQAGDFERYFNQHEIDGVDSNTIETWKEVLRQVGGLSGYDRENINGGYISQLIIEVAARVSQELKKGDKNITEVPVGIDLPVQEVMRKLGVVYSDGQAVKVPDKDVRVVGICGMLGVGKTTLAKVVFNKMHMWFDACSFLQGISSESIQLLQHMLISDLLEKETAPLKSSGEGIEKMASLFGNRRVLIVLDDVHEDEQIKALAGNLNWFGPGSRIIVTTEKRNVLNAFNVGAVEEYKMEPMRDYHSLQLFRKHVFLGHASQDVSEYDSLSIDIVRAVGGLPLAIVHHASYLRRNMNIDTWRSTLEFLKKHPEDRV; this is translated from the exons ATGTGGGAGTGCAGAAAATCATATGGACAGACTATTATCCCTATTTTCTATGATATTAGTCCCACCGATGTAAAAGGCCAGGCTGGGGATTTTGAACGGTACTTCAATCAACATGAGATAGATGGAGTCGACTCAAATACTATCGAAACATGGAAGGAGGTTCTTCGACAGGTCGGGGGATTAAGTGGATATGATCGGGAGAACATAAATGGAGG GTACATCTCCCAGCTCATAATAGAGGTTGCTGCACGTGTTTCACAGGAGTTGAAGAAGGGTGACAAAAATATAACCGAGGTACCAGTTGGAATTGATCTTCCTGTTCAAGAAGTGATGAGAAAGCTTGGTGTTGTCTACAGCGATGGACAAGCGGTTAAAGTACCTGACAAAGATGTACGGGTTGTTGGAATATGCGGGATGCTGGGTGTTGGAAAGACTACATTAGCAAAGGTCGTCTTTAACAAGATGCATATGTGGTTTGATGCATGTAGCTTCCTTCAAGGTATTAGTTCTGAAAGTATACAGCTTTTACAACACATGTTGATTTCTGACCTTCTAGAAAAAGAAACTGCACCACTTAAATCTTCTGGTGAAGGGATTGAAAAAATGGCAAGTCTGTTTGGTAATAGGAGGGTTCTCATTGTGCTTGATGATGTGCATGAGGATGAACAAATTAAAGCATTAGCTGGGAATCTAAATTGGTTTGGTCCGGGAAGTAGAATCATTGTGACaacagaaaagagaaatgttTTAAATGCTTTCAATGTGGGAGCAGTTGAAGAATACAAGATGGAGCCAATGAGAGATTACCATAGTCTTCAACTCTTTCGTAAGCATGTTTTTCTAGGGCATGCTTCCCAAGATGTCTCTGAGTATGATTCATTGTCCATAGACATTGTCAGAGCTGTTGGAGGGCTTCCTCTGGCTATCGTGCATCATGCTTCATATTTACGCCGCAACATGAATATAGATACATGGAGAAGTACCttggaatttttgaaaaaacacCCAGAAGATAGAGTTTAA